A genomic stretch from Streptomyces venezuelae ATCC 10712 includes:
- a CDS encoding enoyl-CoA hydratase/isomerase family protein gives MTVTVSRDKETGVAVVTLDRAAKHNAITLDMARRLSDVWREFRYADEVRAIVVTGAGGRAFCTGIDRSAEVPQPSSPYTIDDPLLTIGPKANDLWKPVVAAVEGMACGGAFYLLGEAEFLVAGEDASFFDPHTTYGMVSAFETIHMAQRMPYGEIARMALMGSAERLSARRAYDTGLVSELTPPGGALAAAVRAAAVIASHPTEAVQGTVRALWSAREAARAQALAHAPHLVALGNLPPDRQAELFGRRVDGHRLR, from the coding sequence ATGACCGTCACCGTTTCCCGGGACAAGGAGACCGGCGTCGCCGTCGTCACCCTCGACCGGGCCGCGAAGCACAACGCGATCACCCTGGACATGGCCCGCCGGCTCTCGGACGTCTGGCGGGAGTTCCGGTACGCGGACGAGGTGCGGGCGATCGTCGTCACCGGGGCCGGCGGGCGGGCCTTCTGCACCGGCATCGACCGCTCGGCCGAGGTGCCGCAGCCCTCGTCCCCGTACACGATCGACGATCCGCTGCTCACCATCGGCCCCAAGGCGAACGACCTGTGGAAACCGGTGGTCGCCGCCGTCGAGGGGATGGCCTGCGGCGGGGCGTTCTACCTGCTCGGAGAGGCGGAGTTCCTCGTCGCGGGCGAGGACGCCAGCTTCTTCGACCCGCACACCACCTACGGGATGGTCAGCGCCTTCGAAACCATCCACATGGCCCAGCGGATGCCCTACGGGGAGATCGCCCGGATGGCCCTGATGGGCAGCGCGGAACGGCTCTCGGCCCGGCGGGCGTACGACACGGGGCTGGTCTCCGAGCTCACCCCGCCCGGCGGCGCGCTGGCCGCCGCGGTACGGGCCGCCGCCGTCATCGCCTCCCACCCGACGGAGGCCGTCCAGGGCACGGTCCGGGCCCTCTGGTCGGCCCGCGAGGCCGCCCGCGCCCAGGCGCTGGCCCACGCCCCGCACCTGGTCGCCCTGGGCAACCTGCCCCCGGACCGGCAGGCGGAGCTCTTCGGGAGGCGGGTGGACGGCCACCGCCTGCGGTGA
- a CDS encoding Zn-ribbon domain-containing OB-fold protein has protein sequence MLTPVTDEDGAPFWEYAAQGELRVQSCADCGELRFPPRPCCPHCQSFASEWRLMSGRGRIWSYVFPHPPLLPDYAAQAPYNAVIVELAEDPRIRLVGNVVATPDAALDSVDPARLRIGAGVRVAFTEVDGTTVPRWRLERG, from the coding sequence ATGCTGACCCCCGTCACCGACGAGGACGGCGCCCCCTTCTGGGAGTACGCCGCCCAGGGCGAACTGCGCGTCCAGAGCTGCGCCGACTGCGGCGAGCTCCGCTTCCCGCCCCGGCCCTGCTGCCCGCACTGCCAGTCCTTCGCGAGCGAGTGGCGCCTGATGTCCGGCCGCGGCCGCATCTGGTCGTACGTCTTCCCCCACCCGCCCCTCCTGCCCGACTACGCCGCCCAGGCCCCGTACAACGCGGTGATCGTCGAACTCGCCGAAGACCCCCGCATCCGGCTCGTCGGCAACGTCGTCGCCACCCCCGACGCGGCACTCGACTCGGTCGACCCCGCGCGGCTTCGGATCGGGGCCGGTGTGCGGGTCGCCTTCACCGAGGTCGACGGCACGACCGTGCCCCGCTGGCGCCTGGAGCGCGGATGA
- a CDS encoding amidohydrolase family protein, with product METFPKIISVDDHTVEPPHVWRNRLPSRYHDTGPRIVRAPLKEMTFLGGKFAPVMGARGDEGPIGDWWVYEDLHRPLTRLDTAVGYDRDEIRLEVITYEQMRPGSHSVPERLADMDVNHVQSALCFPTFPRFCGQTFTEAADRELGLLCVRAYNDWMVEEWCGPEARGRLIPLTLIPLWDPELAAAEVRRNAARGVRAVAFSEIPPHLGLPSVHTDHWDPFFRACDETGTVIAMHIGSSSRMPSTSADAPPAVGSTITFANCCFSMVDWLMSGKFERFPNLRIMYAEGQIGWIPYILERADVVWEENRGWGGVAEKVLRPPSELFAGHVYGCFFDDAFGLRNLDAIGVGNVLYETDYPHSDSTWPKSREVGEAQMGHLAPDVVERIVRGNAIDLLGLTPDGLWRP from the coding sequence ATGGAGACCTTCCCGAAGATCATCTCGGTGGACGACCACACCGTGGAGCCCCCGCACGTCTGGCGGAACCGGCTCCCGTCCCGGTACCACGACACCGGACCCCGGATCGTCCGTGCCCCGCTCAAGGAAATGACCTTCCTCGGCGGGAAGTTCGCCCCCGTCATGGGGGCCAGGGGCGACGAGGGGCCGATCGGCGACTGGTGGGTGTACGAGGACCTGCACCGGCCCCTCACCCGGCTCGACACCGCCGTCGGCTACGACCGCGACGAGATACGGCTCGAAGTCATCACCTACGAGCAGATGCGGCCCGGCTCGCACTCCGTGCCCGAGCGGCTCGCCGACATGGACGTCAACCACGTCCAGTCCGCGCTCTGCTTCCCGACCTTCCCCCGCTTCTGCGGGCAGACCTTCACCGAGGCGGCCGACCGCGAGCTCGGACTCCTCTGCGTCCGCGCGTACAACGACTGGATGGTGGAGGAGTGGTGCGGGCCCGAGGCCCGCGGGCGGCTCATCCCGCTCACCCTCATCCCGCTCTGGGACCCCGAGCTCGCCGCCGCCGAGGTGCGGCGGAACGCCGCGCGCGGGGTGCGGGCGGTGGCGTTCTCCGAGATCCCGCCGCACCTCGGGCTGCCCTCGGTGCACACCGACCACTGGGACCCCTTCTTCCGGGCCTGTGACGAGACGGGCACGGTCATCGCGATGCACATCGGCTCGTCGAGCCGGATGCCGTCGACCTCCGCCGACGCGCCGCCGGCCGTCGGCTCCACCATCACCTTCGCCAACTGCTGCTTCTCGATGGTCGACTGGCTGATGAGCGGCAAGTTCGAGCGCTTCCCGAACCTGCGGATCATGTACGCGGAGGGGCAGATCGGCTGGATCCCGTACATCCTGGAGCGGGCCGACGTGGTCTGGGAGGAGAACCGGGGCTGGGGCGGGGTCGCCGAGAAGGTGCTGCGCCCGCCGTCCGAGCTGTTCGCCGGGCACGTCTACGGCTGCTTCTTCGACGACGCCTTCGGGCTGAGGAACCTGGACGCGATCGGCGTCGGGAACGTCCTGTACGAGACCGACTACCCGCACTCGGACTCCACCTGGCCCAAGTCGCGCGAGGTCGGCGAGGCCCAGATGGGCCACCTCGCCCCGGACGTCGTCGAGCGGATCGTGCGCGGCAACGCGATCGACCTCCTCGGCCTGACCCCGGACGGCCTCTGGCGCCCCTAG
- a CDS encoding FadD3 family acyl-CoA ligase codes for MRGDLEWGTIPGLVRAAAERHGPREAVVDGRTRVTYTELGERVERAAAACLAIGVRAGDRVAIWAPNTLDWIVAALGAVTAGAVLVPLNTRFKGTEAAFVLQRSRARLLFVTGTFLGTSYVASLRRAGVDLPDLEKVVVLGDTAPEEWTTWKEFLAEGDAVPAARVRARADAIDPTSPSDIIYTSGTTGRPKGAVISHAQSLRCYAIWCELAGLREGDRYLVVNPFFHTFGYKAGILACLMRGAVIVPQSVFTVDTVLANIAAERITVLPGPPTLHQSLLDHPARGAHSLATLRLVVTGAAVVPLRLVERLRTELGVGTVLTAYGLSEASGIVTMCRREDPAGTVATTSGRAIPGTEVRLSATGEVLVRGHHVMSGYFEDPEETAAAIDADGWLHTGDIGVLDEAGNLRITDRLKDMFIVGGFNAYPAEIEQLLGLHPDIADVAVIGVPDPRLGEVGKAFVVRRPGARATADDLIAWSRREMANYKVPRQIEFVPDLPRNASGKVVKGELRARTNVTSG; via the coding sequence ATGCGCGGCGACCTGGAGTGGGGCACGATCCCTGGTCTCGTACGGGCGGCGGCCGAGCGCCACGGCCCCCGGGAGGCCGTCGTCGACGGCCGCACCCGCGTCACCTACACCGAACTCGGCGAACGCGTCGAACGGGCCGCCGCCGCCTGCCTCGCCATCGGCGTACGGGCGGGGGACCGGGTCGCGATCTGGGCACCCAACACCCTGGACTGGATCGTCGCCGCCCTCGGCGCCGTCACGGCGGGCGCCGTCCTCGTCCCCCTCAACACCCGCTTCAAGGGGACCGAGGCCGCCTTCGTCCTCCAGCGCTCCCGGGCCCGGCTGCTCTTCGTCACCGGCACCTTCCTCGGCACCTCGTACGTGGCGTCCCTGCGCCGCGCCGGGGTCGACCTGCCCGACCTGGAGAAGGTCGTGGTCCTCGGCGACACCGCGCCCGAGGAGTGGACCACCTGGAAGGAGTTCCTGGCGGAGGGCGACGCCGTCCCGGCCGCCCGGGTCCGGGCGCGCGCCGACGCCATCGACCCCACGTCCCCCTCCGACATCATCTACACCTCCGGCACCACCGGCCGCCCCAAGGGCGCCGTCATCAGCCACGCCCAGAGCCTGCGCTGCTACGCGATCTGGTGCGAACTCGCGGGCCTGCGCGAGGGCGACCGCTACCTGGTGGTCAACCCCTTCTTCCACACCTTCGGCTACAAGGCCGGCATCCTCGCCTGCCTGATGCGGGGCGCGGTGATCGTCCCCCAGTCCGTCTTCACCGTCGACACGGTCCTCGCCAACATCGCCGCCGAGCGCATCACCGTCCTCCCCGGCCCCCCGACACTCCACCAGTCCCTCCTGGACCACCCGGCCCGCGGAGCCCACAGCCTCGCCACCCTCCGCCTCGTCGTGACCGGCGCGGCCGTGGTCCCCCTCCGCCTCGTCGAACGCCTCCGCACGGAACTGGGCGTCGGCACGGTCCTCACCGCGTACGGCCTCTCCGAGGCGAGCGGCATCGTCACCATGTGCCGCCGCGAGGACCCGGCCGGGACGGTGGCCACGACCTCCGGCCGCGCCATCCCCGGCACGGAGGTCCGGCTCTCCGCCACGGGCGAGGTCCTTGTCCGCGGCCACCACGTGATGAGCGGCTACTTCGAGGACCCGGAGGAGACGGCGGCGGCGATCGACGCGGACGGCTGGCTCCACACCGGGGACATCGGCGTCCTCGACGAGGCGGGCAACCTCCGGATCACCGACCGCCTCAAGGACATGTTCATCGTGGGCGGCTTCAACGCCTATCCGGCGGAGATCGAACAACTCCTGGGCCTGCACCCGGACATCGCGGACGTGGCGGTGATCGGCGTCCCCGACCCCCGCCTCGGCGAGGTCGGCAAGGCCTTCGTCGTCCGCAGACCGGGAGCGAGGGCCACGGCGGACGACCTGATCGCCTGGTCCCGCCGCGAGATGGCGAACTACAAGGTCCCGAGACAGATCGAATTCGTCCCGGACCTCCCGAGAAACGCGAGCGGCAAGGTGGTGAAGGGGGAGCTGAGGGCGCGTACGAACGTCACGAGCGGCTGA
- a CDS encoding lipid-transfer protein, with protein sequence MLKDATAIVGIGQTAFAKQLPETEKTLACRAILAALDDAGIAPSEVDGFASYTMEETDEVEVAKAIGAGDVTFFSKVGYGGGGSCATVGHLAAAIATGQASVGVAWRSRKRGSGPRPWKNTAVQLPTPGQWTRPFGLLRPADEIGMLARRYMHEYGATRDHLFNVALACRNRANQNPAAIMYERPLTREMYMTSRWISDPLCLFDNCLETDGALACVIVGAERARDCRQKPVYVHSAAQGLPSQHHGMVNYWNDDPLSGPAWTAARHLWKQADFGPQDVDVAQIYDAFTPLVPLSLEGYGFCGRGEGGAFTEGGALEIGGRLPLNTGGGGLSEAYVHGFNLINEGVKQLRGTSTAQVPDAATCLVTAGEGVPTSAVLLRS encoded by the coding sequence GTGCTCAAAGACGCCACGGCCATCGTCGGGATAGGACAGACCGCCTTCGCCAAACAGCTCCCCGAGACGGAGAAGACGCTCGCCTGCCGGGCGATCCTCGCCGCCCTCGACGACGCCGGGATCGCCCCCTCCGAGGTCGACGGCTTCGCCTCGTACACCATGGAGGAGACCGACGAGGTCGAGGTCGCCAAGGCCATCGGCGCCGGCGACGTCACCTTCTTCTCCAAGGTCGGCTACGGCGGCGGCGGCTCCTGCGCCACCGTCGGCCACCTCGCCGCCGCCATCGCCACCGGACAGGCGAGCGTCGGCGTCGCCTGGCGGTCCCGGAAGCGGGGCAGCGGCCCCCGCCCCTGGAAGAACACCGCAGTCCAGCTGCCCACCCCCGGCCAGTGGACCCGCCCCTTCGGGCTGCTGCGCCCCGCCGACGAGATCGGCATGCTCGCCCGCCGCTACATGCACGAGTACGGCGCCACCCGCGACCACCTCTTCAACGTCGCCCTGGCCTGCCGCAACCGCGCCAACCAGAACCCGGCCGCGATCATGTACGAACGCCCGCTGACCCGCGAGATGTACATGACCTCCCGCTGGATCAGCGATCCGCTCTGCCTCTTCGACAACTGCCTGGAGACCGACGGCGCCCTGGCCTGCGTGATCGTCGGCGCCGAACGGGCCCGCGACTGCCGCCAGAAGCCCGTGTACGTCCACTCCGCCGCCCAGGGCCTGCCCTCCCAGCACCACGGCATGGTCAACTACTGGAACGACGACCCGCTCTCAGGGCCCGCCTGGACCGCCGCCCGACACCTCTGGAAGCAGGCCGACTTCGGCCCCCAGGACGTCGACGTCGCCCAGATCTACGACGCCTTCACCCCGCTCGTCCCGCTCTCCCTCGAGGGCTACGGCTTCTGCGGCCGGGGCGAGGGCGGCGCGTTCACCGAGGGCGGCGCGCTGGAGATCGGCGGCCGGCTGCCCCTCAACACCGGCGGCGGCGGACTCAGCGAGGCGTACGTCCACGGCTTCAACCTCATCAACGAGGGCGTGAAGCAACTCCGCGGCACCTCCACCGCCCAGGTCCCCGACGCCGCCACCTGCCTGGTCACGGCGGGCGAGGGCGTCCCCACCTCCGCCGTCCTCCTGAGGAGCTGA
- a CDS encoding AfsR/SARP family transcriptional regulator, with translation MDRENGPRVPVQRAPRTSAGAGPGTGPNTGNGTGTEAPAGAATAAGTEAAAGATTPGTGAATTEATGTDGATAAPTASSAGTGSGQPSGGTGPGAGAGPGADSDPGTGSGADSRTSSGSSTDSRAGTGTGATLGTGTDSRAGTGTGTDSRTGTGAGSAAPGAAGPEAPGPGLLRFAVLGPVRAWRDGEPVSTGSPQQRALLAALLLRGGRTATAAELIDALWGEEPPSQALAAVRTYASRLRKALGPQVLVSESGGYALRTSAAALDATTAQELGAEAEKLRAAGDRAGARDKLAEALDLWDGEVLASLPGPYAETQRTRLEEWRLSLLETRLDIDLELGAHAEAVSELTALTAAHPLRERLRELLMLALYRGGRQAEALAVYADTRRLLADELGVDPTPELSRLQQRILQADAELARPVEEAAPAAATVARPAQLPATVPDFTGRAAFVRELGDRLATAEGHVMAVSALAGIGGVGKTTLAVHVAHAARPHFPDGQLYVDLQGAGNRAAAPETVLGSFLRALGMPDSAIPDSLDDRAALYRSTLDGRRVLVLLDNARDAAQIRPLLPGTAGCAALVTSRIRMVDLAGAHLVDLDVMSPEEALQLFTRIVGTERVQSEREAALDVVAACGFLPLAIRIAASRLAARRTWTVSVLAAKLADERRRLDELQAGDLAVKATFELGYGQLEPAQARAFRLLGLADGPDISLVAASAVLDLPLWDTEDLLEALVDTSLLESAAPGRYRYHDLVRLYARACADRDEQPPSEKEAALSRLLDFYLSTAARVYAIERPGDRLVDHLEPTTHEGLTFTDRHAAQDWLYAEANSRLACVRQSAASPATLRRAVDLLWASLDLAESGANSREYETVATTLRDAASTAGDARAQGRASLTLAYVQHVAGRFDEADGEAHRAMDLAASTGDALPLCWAANALGIMALYQGRNDDGERFLTQATTSFRACDDEAGEASALCNLSRIHLAMGQTDIAVELAQRGTEMYDAMGHALKGANGRYALGLALTQSGRLDEAAARLTEALAVFRDSRQRLWEGMSLFRIAEVDIAARRYAQAASNSELALVILKGVGGEWRRGQALVVLGRGLSGIGQHGRARVCWQEALDIFVELGSPDESDVRALLRETAAA, from the coding sequence ATGGACCGTGAGAACGGGCCGCGAGTTCCGGTGCAGCGGGCTCCGAGGACAAGCGCGGGCGCGGGCCCCGGCACGGGCCCGAACACCGGGAACGGCACCGGCACGGAGGCGCCTGCCGGCGCGGCGACGGCCGCGGGCACCGAGGCGGCCGCCGGCGCGACGACCCCGGGCACCGGGGCGGCCACCACTGAGGCCACAGGTACGGACGGGGCGACGGCCGCGCCCACGGCGTCCAGCGCGGGCACGGGTTCCGGCCAGCCGAGCGGCGGCACCGGGCCTGGCGCCGGTGCCGGCCCTGGCGCCGACTCCGATCCCGGGACCGGCAGCGGCGCCGACAGCCGGACCAGCAGCGGCAGCAGCACCGACAGCCGAGCCGGCACCGGCACCGGCGCCACCCTCGGCACCGGCACCGACAGCCGGGCCGGCACCGGCACCGGCACCGACAGCCGGACCGGCACCGGCGCCGGGAGCGCCGCCCCCGGGGCCGCCGGCCCCGAGGCCCCCGGCCCCGGGCTCCTGCGGTTCGCCGTGCTCGGGCCCGTGCGGGCCTGGCGGGACGGGGAGCCGGTGTCCACCGGATCGCCGCAGCAGCGCGCCCTGCTCGCCGCCCTGCTGCTGCGCGGCGGACGCACCGCCACCGCCGCCGAGCTGATCGACGCGCTCTGGGGCGAGGAACCGCCCTCCCAGGCCCTCGCGGCCGTACGGACGTACGCCTCCCGGCTCCGCAAGGCACTCGGCCCGCAGGTCCTCGTCAGCGAGTCCGGCGGCTACGCCCTGCGCACCTCCGCCGCCGCCCTCGACGCCACCACCGCCCAGGAACTCGGCGCCGAGGCCGAGAAGCTGCGGGCCGCCGGAGACCGGGCGGGCGCCCGCGACAAACTCGCCGAGGCGCTCGACCTGTGGGACGGCGAGGTGCTCGCCTCGCTCCCCGGCCCGTACGCCGAGACGCAGCGGACCCGCCTGGAGGAATGGCGGCTCAGCCTCCTGGAGACCCGGCTCGACATCGACCTGGAGCTCGGCGCGCACGCGGAGGCCGTCTCCGAACTGACCGCGCTCACCGCCGCGCACCCGCTGCGCGAACGGCTCCGCGAGCTGCTGATGCTCGCCCTGTACCGCGGCGGCCGGCAGGCCGAGGCGCTCGCCGTGTACGCCGACACGCGCCGCCTCCTCGCCGACGAACTCGGCGTCGACCCCACGCCCGAACTCTCCCGGCTCCAGCAGCGCATCCTCCAGGCCGACGCCGAACTCGCCCGCCCGGTCGAGGAGGCCGCCCCGGCCGCGGCGACCGTCGCGCGCCCGGCCCAGCTGCCGGCGACCGTGCCGGACTTCACCGGCCGCGCCGCGTTCGTACGGGAGCTCGGCGACCGGCTCGCCACCGCCGAGGGCCACGTCATGGCCGTCTCGGCGCTCGCGGGCATCGGCGGCGTGGGCAAGACGACGCTCGCGGTGCACGTCGCCCACGCCGCCAGGCCGCACTTCCCGGACGGCCAGCTGTACGTGGACCTCCAGGGGGCCGGCAACCGGGCGGCCGCGCCGGAGACGGTGCTCGGCTCGTTCCTGCGGGCGCTCGGGATGCCGGACTCCGCCATCCCGGACTCGCTCGACGACCGGGCGGCGCTCTACCGCTCCACGCTCGACGGGCGCCGCGTCCTGGTCCTCCTGGACAACGCGAGGGACGCCGCCCAGATCCGCCCGCTGCTGCCCGGGACGGCGGGCTGCGCGGCCCTGGTCACCAGCCGGATCCGGATGGTGGACCTGGCGGGCGCGCACCTGGTGGACCTCGACGTGATGTCCCCGGAGGAGGCGCTGCAGCTGTTCACCCGGATCGTCGGGACCGAGCGGGTCCAGTCCGAGCGGGAGGCGGCCCTGGACGTCGTCGCGGCCTGCGGCTTCCTGCCGCTGGCGATCCGCATCGCGGCGTCCCGGCTGGCGGCCCGCCGCACCTGGACGGTGTCGGTGCTCGCGGCGAAGCTGGCGGACGAGCGGCGGCGGCTCGACGAGCTCCAGGCGGGCGACCTCGCGGTCAAGGCGACCTTCGAACTCGGCTACGGCCAGCTGGAACCGGCGCAGGCCCGGGCGTTCCGGCTGCTGGGCCTCGCGGACGGCCCGGACATCTCGCTCGTGGCGGCGTCGGCCGTCCTCGACCTGCCGCTCTGGGACACCGAGGACCTCCTGGAGGCCCTCGTCGACACGTCCCTGCTGGAGTCGGCGGCGCCGGGCCGCTACCGGTACCACGACCTGGTGCGGCTCTACGCGCGTGCGTGCGCGGACCGCGACGAGCAGCCCCCGTCGGAGAAGGAGGCGGCGCTGTCGCGGCTGCTGGACTTCTACCTGTCCACGGCGGCCCGGGTGTACGCCATCGAGCGCCCCGGCGACCGCCTCGTCGACCACCTGGAACCCACCACCCACGAGGGCCTCACCTTCACCGACCGCCACGCGGCCCAGGACTGGCTCTACGCCGAGGCCAACTCCCGGCTTGCCTGCGTCCGCCAGTCGGCCGCGTCCCCGGCGACCCTCCGGCGTGCGGTGGACCTGCTGTGGGCCTCGCTGGACCTGGCGGAGTCGGGGGCGAACTCCCGGGAGTACGAGACGGTGGCGACGACGCTCCGGGACGCGGCAAGCACGGCGGGCGACGCCCGGGCCCAGGGCCGCGCGTCGCTCACCCTGGCGTACGTCCAGCACGTGGCCGGCCGGTTCGACGAGGCCGACGGCGAGGCCCACCGGGCGATGGACCTCGCGGCCTCCACGGGCGACGCCCTGCCCCTGTGCTGGGCCGCCAACGCCTTGGGCATCATGGCCCTCTACCAGGGGCGCAACGACGACGGGGAACGTTTCCTGACCCAGGCCACGACCTCGTTCCGGGCCTGCGACGACGAGGCGGGCGAGGCCAGCGCCCTGTGCAACCTCTCCCGGATCCACCTGGCCATGGGGCAGACCGACATCGCCGTCGAACTCGCCCAGCGGGGCACCGAGATGTACGACGCGATGGGTCACGCCCTCAAGGGCGCCAATGGCCGCTACGCGCTGGGGCTCGCCCTGACCCAGAGCGGCAGGCTCGACGAGGCGGCGGCCCGGCTCACCGAGGCACTGGCCGTGTTCCGGGACAGCAGGCAGCGCCTCTGGGAGGGGATGTCGCTCTTCCGGATCGCCGAGGTGGACATCGCCGCCCGCCGGTACGCGCAGGCCGCGTCGAACTCCGAGCTGGCCCTGGTCATCCTCAAGGGCGTGGGCGGCGAGTGGCGCCGCGGGCAGGCGCTCGTCGTCCTGGGCCGGGGGCTGTCCGGCATAGGGCAGCACGGCCGTGCCCGGGTCTGCTGGCAGGAGGCCCTCGACATCTTCGTGGAGCTGGGCTCGCCGGACGAGTCCGACGTCCGGGCGCTGCTCCGCGAGACCGCCGCCGCCTGA